The Patescibacteria group bacterium genome includes the window TCACAATTATGATTTGCTATCGATTTCCTTACTTTTTTCTCGCCAGGATGGTGAACATGCCGGGGAGGTAGAGTTCAGAATGTTCCCAGGTGCCGGGTTTTGGGGTGCCATTCTGATAGAGATCTGGCGGGGCTTCTTGGACGTATTCGATAATGAAGCCGCATTCGAGCAGGCCGTTGAAAGCATCTTCGAGCGTATGGCGGAATTCAATGACACCTTTGTCCCTTGCTCTCTTTTTCTCTTTCACGGAGTAAGGAATCGAGACGCGGTAGCCTGTACCGTCCCATGAAGTCTCATCAATAAATTGCGCAAGAGGGTTCATTGCATCGGCGCGATAGAGCCCCCCTTGCCGCAGTACGCGCGCGACTTCCGCGTATACTTTTTTCACATCAGGTATATATGCCATTGATGGCGCCTGATAGACAAGATCAAAAGAATTCTTTTTCAGCATCGAGAGGTCGCTCATATCTCCTTGATTAGTCGTAACATGGTAACCGTAATGTGCGGCTGCTTTTTTATCGCCCGCGAGTTGCCCTTCCGCAATATCCACTACGGTCACGCGCGCGCCAAGGATGCCGAACACCGCCGATTGTTGGCCTCCGCCTGACGCAAGACACAATACGTCTTTGTCTTTCACGTTTTCAAGCACGCAGGCAGGAAATATTTC containing:
- a CDS encoding class I SAM-dependent methyltransferase encodes the protein MNKAWWEKMVKEKCGFTVPWLDLDPAAVKKYAQGKLARAPKHLNEIFPACVLENVKDKDVLCLASGGGQQSAVFGILGARVTVVDIAEGQLAGDKKAAAHYGYHVTTNQGDMSDLSMLKKNSFDLVYQAPSMAYIPDVKKVYAEVARVLRQGGLYRADAMNPLAQFIDETSWDGTGYRVSIPYSVKEKKRARDKGVIEFRHTLEDAFNGLLECGFIIEYVQEAPPDLYQNGTPKPGTWEHSELYLPGMFTILARKK